In a single window of the Leptospira sanjuanensis genome:
- a CDS encoding flavin reductase family protein has protein sequence MKITDEVFKNALSHFPSGVTVITYSHLGKHGGLTVSSFSSLSLSPPLILFCLQKNISSHDPIRSSGKFVVNILAQGQDSLSNQFASGKTDKHTLIEELDCKTGELSLPILPGTLSHIECEVDQFVDGGDHSIVIGRVISAGSDDDRRPLLYYRRNYYSI, from the coding sequence ATGAAAATCACGGACGAAGTTTTTAAGAATGCGCTTTCTCATTTCCCGTCGGGCGTAACGGTCATAACGTATTCTCATCTCGGCAAACACGGCGGTTTGACCGTTAGCAGTTTTAGTTCCCTTTCCTTAAGTCCTCCTTTGATTCTTTTTTGTCTTCAGAAGAATATTTCAAGCCACGATCCGATCCGCAGTTCGGGAAAATTCGTCGTGAACATTCTTGCACAAGGTCAAGATTCCCTTTCCAATCAGTTCGCTTCGGGAAAGACGGATAAACACACTCTGATTGAAGAACTCGATTGCAAAACGGGAGAATTATCCTTACCGATTTTACCGGGAACGCTTTCTCATATCGAATGCGAAGTGGATCAATTCGTCGACGGAGGGGATCATTCGATCGTAATCGGCAGGGTGATTTCGGCCGGATCGGACGACGATCGTCGCCCTTTGTTGTATTATAGAAGAAACTATTATTCGATCTGA
- a CDS encoding SDR family oxidoreductase, which translates to MKPKSLEGKVALVAGATRGAGRGIAIALGEAGATVYVTGRSVRGNRSEMNRKETIEETAEQINGSGGKAIWVRTDHTKPEEVKSLIEKIDREQGKLDILINDVWGGDPYIQWEKKFWEHSLENGLKVQRTCIDSHLITNYFAAPLMIRNASGLVVEITDGTDYRYRGNVYYTLVKSSVINLARSLSEELKPHGIAVVAITPGFLRSEAMLDYFGVGESNWRDAVLKEPHFIASETPAYIGRAVACLAADENVFSKTGTATSSWRLSDEYDFEDKDGTRPHWGRYFKEKFGEDI; encoded by the coding sequence ATGAAACCGAAAAGTTTGGAAGGCAAGGTCGCGCTTGTCGCCGGAGCCACAAGAGGCGCGGGTCGCGGAATCGCGATCGCATTGGGAGAAGCGGGTGCGACCGTTTACGTCACGGGTCGAAGCGTTCGAGGAAATCGTTCCGAGATGAATCGAAAGGAAACGATCGAAGAAACAGCGGAGCAAATCAACGGCTCGGGAGGAAAGGCGATCTGGGTGCGCACGGATCATACGAAACCCGAGGAAGTAAAATCACTGATCGAAAAAATCGATCGGGAACAAGGGAAGCTCGACATTCTTATCAACGACGTTTGGGGCGGCGATCCTTACATTCAATGGGAGAAAAAATTTTGGGAACATTCTCTGGAGAACGGTCTAAAGGTGCAACGGACTTGTATAGATTCCCATCTGATCACCAATTATTTCGCGGCTCCTCTGATGATTCGAAACGCTTCCGGTCTCGTGGTCGAGATCACGGACGGAACGGATTATCGGTATCGAGGGAACGTATATTATACTTTGGTTAAGTCTTCCGTAATCAATCTTGCTCGTTCCCTTTCGGAGGAATTAAAGCCGCACGGAATCGCCGTCGTCGCGATCACTCCCGGTTTTTTGAGATCGGAGGCGATGCTCGATTATTTCGGGGTCGGAGAATCGAATTGGAGGGACGCCGTTCTAAAAGAGCCGCATTTTATCGCTTCGGAAACTCCCGCTTACATCGGCCGAGCGGTCGCGTGTTTGGCCGCGGACGAGAACGTGTTTTCCAAAACGGGAACGGCTACGAGCTCTTGGCGACTTTCGGATGAATACGATTTCGAGGACAAGGACGGCACAAGACCGCACTGGGGCAGATATTTTAAGGAGAAATTCGGAGAAGATATATGA
- a CDS encoding DUF3089 domain-containing protein, translating to MNRILRRSSAILCMPLFLSCLWLIRPSGNFEEYDPPEKPDYSLLSSWAALPQTDDDADRVPSESDLKNEQSTALVDVFFVHPTTFYGREWNAKLGNERVNRRTDEGTIQKQASVFNCCAKIYAPRYRQATLYSFLDPDNGKRSLELAYQDILTSFDYYLKQWNGGRPFIIASHSQGTHHAIRLLKDRIDGNALSQKFVAAYLIGGAVPIDSYRTIPTCKTSSQTGCFVSWRTFGEKAEIPKLPHDPKVETVCINPISWKEDEVLVEAAQHPGGVNAEFKTIERQLCSTRCLKGILRISKPNAPGFSRWIGENYHIFDYGIFYQSIRDNVSKRIQTFLEEKKN from the coding sequence ATGAATCGAATTCTACGCAGATCTTCCGCAATTCTATGTATGCCTTTGTTCCTTTCCTGTCTTTGGTTGATACGACCTTCGGGAAATTTTGAAGAATACGATCCTCCGGAAAAACCGGACTATTCTCTTCTTTCTTCGTGGGCTGCGCTTCCGCAAACGGACGACGACGCGGATCGCGTTCCGTCCGAATCGGACCTCAAGAACGAACAGAGCACGGCTCTTGTCGACGTCTTCTTCGTCCACCCCACTACGTTCTACGGAAGAGAATGGAACGCGAAATTAGGGAATGAAAGAGTCAATCGAAGAACGGACGAGGGAACGATTCAAAAACAGGCGAGCGTATTCAATTGCTGCGCAAAGATCTACGCACCCCGATACAGACAGGCCACCTTGTATTCCTTTCTCGATCCGGACAACGGAAAACGTTCTTTAGAATTAGCATATCAAGATATTCTCACATCCTTCGATTATTATCTGAAACAATGGAACGGAGGAAGACCCTTCATCATCGCGTCTCACAGCCAAGGTACGCACCACGCGATCCGGCTTTTAAAGGATAGAATCGACGGCAACGCCCTTTCGCAAAAATTCGTGGCCGCCTATTTGATCGGAGGCGCCGTTCCGATCGATTCGTATCGAACCATACCGACTTGCAAAACCTCCTCGCAGACCGGTTGTTTTGTCAGTTGGAGAACCTTCGGCGAAAAAGCGGAAATTCCGAAACTTCCGCACGATCCGAAAGTGGAAACCGTCTGCATCAATCCGATCAGTTGGAAAGAAGACGAAGTTCTCGTCGAAGCGGCCCAACATCCGGGAGGAGTCAACGCGGAATTTAAAACGATCGAACGTCAACTTTGTAGCACTCGGTGTTTAAAAGGAATTTTACGAATTTCTAAACCGAATGCGCCCGGTTTTTCAAGATGGATCGGTGAAAACTATCATATCTTCGACTACGGAATTTTTTATCAGAGCATTCGAGACAACGTTTCAAAACGAATCCAAACGTTTCTGGAGGAAAAGAAGAATTGA
- a CDS encoding helix-turn-helix transcriptional regulator — MRADRLLSILLQLQAKGRISSRDLAKKLEVSERTIHRDMEALSASGVPVFAERGSKGGWELSEGYRTNLTGMKKEEIFSMILTSSTRIASDLGKKKDFDSAFMKFMASLPPAYQKEAEMVRQRIHIDGAGWGCAEEEFPFLPLIQEAVWQEKKVILRYRSDEESKKRIILPLGLVAKGKTWYLAAKYGKEFRTFRISRILEAKLGDSFERPKKFDLEKYWQESTRNFFSKLPTYPIRLKVRTDRFEFFRMISYGRILEYSTINKDWIEVKADLETKELALHHILGLGDSAILIEPKELKKEILSQAEKLSMAYST, encoded by the coding sequence ATGCGCGCCGACCGATTGCTCTCCATTCTTCTCCAACTCCAAGCCAAAGGGAGAATTTCATCCCGTGACTTAGCGAAAAAATTGGAAGTTTCGGAAAGAACGATACACAGGGACATGGAAGCGTTGAGCGCCTCGGGCGTTCCCGTTTTTGCGGAACGCGGTTCCAAAGGCGGTTGGGAATTGTCCGAAGGATATAGAACCAATCTGACCGGAATGAAAAAGGAAGAAATCTTTTCGATGATTTTGACGAGCTCCACACGCATCGCTTCGGATCTCGGGAAGAAAAAAGATTTTGACTCCGCCTTCATGAAATTCATGGCTTCGCTTCCCCCCGCGTATCAAAAGGAAGCGGAGATGGTTCGACAAAGAATTCACATCGACGGTGCGGGCTGGGGCTGCGCCGAAGAAGAGTTTCCGTTTTTGCCTTTGATTCAAGAAGCGGTCTGGCAGGAAAAGAAAGTGATTCTCCGGTATCGATCGGACGAGGAATCCAAAAAGAGAATCATTCTTCCTTTGGGACTTGTGGCAAAAGGAAAAACCTGGTATCTCGCCGCAAAATACGGAAAAGAATTCAGGACGTTCCGCATTTCCAGAATTTTGGAAGCGAAACTCGGGGATTCCTTCGAACGACCGAAAAAATTCGATCTCGAAAAATACTGGCAGGAAAGCACACGCAACTTCTTTTCCAAACTTCCCACCTACCCGATCCGGCTCAAAGTACGAACGGATCGATTCGAATTTTTCAGAATGATTTCGTACGGTAGAATATTAGAATATTCAACTATAAACAAGGATTGGATCGAAGTGAAGGCCGATCTCGAAACCAAGGAACTCGCGCTTCATCATATCCTCGGCCTGGGAGATTCCGCGATTCTGATCGAACCGAAAGAACTCAAAAAGGAAATTCTTTCCCAAGCCGAAAAATTGTCGATGGCTTATTCGACCTGA
- the yqeK gene encoding bis(5'-nucleosyl)-tetraphosphatase (symmetrical) YqeK, with protein MTSRELEARTQEFKKIVPTEITVTRWEHSLRVAEIAKELALIHSKDEAELAYLAGIVHDITKQKTPEFHLTLFKEVGQEELEKLPSAAWHAYSASIYLKSQYDLKHEGVLSAVRNHTLGAETPGPLDLILYAADFLGSDYAEKNPLYPDWREQARKNLYLGVLCKAKNTMEDLIASQKTIHPRTVFTYNLAVSKCS; from the coding sequence ATGACTTCCCGAGAACTGGAAGCGAGAACCCAGGAATTTAAAAAGATCGTTCCCACGGAAATTACCGTTACGAGATGGGAACATTCGTTGCGTGTCGCGGAAATAGCGAAAGAACTCGCACTCATCCATTCCAAGGATGAAGCCGAACTTGCGTATCTGGCGGGAATCGTTCACGACATTACGAAACAGAAGACCCCAGAGTTTCATCTAACGTTGTTTAAGGAGGTAGGACAGGAAGAATTGGAAAAACTTCCTTCCGCAGCTTGGCACGCCTATTCCGCTTCCATCTATCTCAAATCGCAATACGATCTCAAACACGAAGGAGTTTTATCCGCCGTGCGCAATCATACTTTGGGAGCGGAAACTCCCGGCCCTCTCGATCTAATCTTGTACGCCGCCGACTTTTTAGGCTCGGATTATGCGGAAAAAAATCCCCTCTATCCCGATTGGAGAGAACAAGCCCGGAAAAATTTATATTTGGGCGTCTTGTGTAAGGCGAAGAATACTATGGAGGATTTGATCGCCTCTCAAAAAACGATTCATCCGAGAACCGTATTCACCTATAACCTCGCCGTTTCCAAATGTTCGTAG
- the purL gene encoding phosphoribosylformylglycinamidine synthase subunit PurL, which translates to MEKDAVSLQDALEHGLTAEEFQKIQEILGGRIPNSTELGIFSAMWSEHCSYKNSILKLKTLPTSSDKLLAKAGEENAGAMDIGDGLAVVFKIESHNHPTAVEPYQGAATGVGGIMRDIFTMGARPIVSLNSLRFGNPDEPRNKYLLSRAVKGIGDYGNSLGIAVSGGELFIDECFSKNPLVNAMTVGIVRHDQMASATTGGQIGNAVYIVGATTGRDGIHGASFASKDLSKESESKRSAVQVGDPFMEKLLMEASLEAIQKGLLVGIQDMGAAGISCATSEMSAKGKTGMKINLDLVPFRETGMNAYEAMLSESQERMLVVPKRGKESELVAIFEKWNLNAVKIGEVTGDGMIEIHMGGKLKAKIPAESLVLGGGAPRYERETKRPAYLDAVKTWKPDGIADVTPNNTNETLLKILSSWNVCSRKPITEQYDSEVGLVKLIGPGLDGGLSSIPDTNKALATATDCNSRYTYLDPYKGAEFAVCEAARNVYVTGATPYGVTNNLNFANPYIPENYYMFSECIRGMGDACRFLELPVTGGNVSFYNESPEGPIFPTPTIGMVGILQDKKKLLSNFPKAAGISLAVLGNFRPSLGGSEYLKKIHGQVNGNIPELDIREELELCKLILSLNEKGMLKSAKDLSLGGISIALSKTVLFSGFGVEADLTAFKQNRLDLTLFGESSTAVLIGFEPSAKEEIRKQTEAKGLKFYPVGKTTSNGTLEIKDAGVKLSLSALSEPYETGLEHVFAL; encoded by the coding sequence ATGGAAAAAGACGCCGTCTCCTTACAAGACGCCCTGGAACACGGGCTAACAGCAGAAGAATTTCAAAAGATCCAGGAAATCCTGGGTGGTAGAATCCCGAACTCGACCGAACTCGGAATTTTCTCCGCGATGTGGTCGGAACATTGTTCTTATAAAAACTCGATTCTCAAGTTAAAAACATTACCCACGTCCTCCGACAAGCTGCTCGCAAAAGCGGGAGAAGAAAACGCGGGTGCGATGGACATCGGCGACGGACTGGCTGTCGTATTCAAAATCGAAAGTCACAATCACCCGACCGCCGTCGAACCGTATCAAGGCGCGGCGACCGGTGTCGGTGGAATTATGAGAGATATCTTTACGATGGGCGCTCGTCCGATCGTATCTCTTAACTCGCTTCGTTTCGGAAATCCGGACGAACCGCGAAACAAATATCTTCTTTCCCGCGCTGTAAAAGGAATCGGCGATTACGGCAACTCGCTCGGGATTGCGGTTTCCGGCGGAGAACTTTTTATCGACGAGTGTTTTTCTAAAAACCCTCTCGTGAACGCAATGACCGTCGGAATTGTTCGTCACGATCAGATGGCGAGCGCGACAACCGGCGGACAAATCGGCAACGCGGTTTATATCGTCGGAGCTACGACGGGAAGAGACGGAATTCACGGAGCTTCCTTCGCTTCGAAAGATCTTTCTAAAGAATCCGAATCCAAACGTTCGGCGGTTCAGGTAGGCGACCCGTTCATGGAAAAGCTTCTGATGGAAGCAAGTCTCGAAGCGATTCAAAAAGGATTGTTAGTCGGAATTCAGGACATGGGCGCTGCGGGAATTTCCTGCGCGACTTCTGAGATGAGCGCAAAGGGAAAGACCGGAATGAAGATCAACCTAGATCTCGTTCCGTTCCGTGAAACGGGAATGAACGCGTATGAAGCGATGCTTTCCGAATCGCAAGAAAGGATGCTCGTCGTGCCGAAACGAGGAAAAGAATCCGAACTCGTGGCTATATTCGAAAAATGGAATCTAAACGCGGTAAAAATCGGAGAAGTCACCGGAGACGGGATGATCGAGATTCATATGGGTGGTAAGCTCAAAGCGAAGATCCCCGCCGAATCACTCGTGTTAGGCGGAGGAGCCCCTCGTTACGAACGGGAAACCAAACGTCCCGCCTATCTCGATGCGGTAAAAACTTGGAAGCCGGACGGAATCGCGGACGTAACTCCGAACAACACAAACGAAACTCTTCTTAAGATTCTTTCCTCTTGGAACGTATGTTCCCGGAAGCCGATCACGGAACAATACGACAGCGAGGTCGGTTTAGTGAAATTGATCGGACCCGGATTGGACGGAGGACTTTCTTCCATTCCCGATACGAACAAGGCGCTTGCTACGGCGACCGACTGTAATTCCAGATATACCTATCTCGATCCGTATAAGGGAGCCGAGTTCGCGGTCTGTGAAGCGGCGCGTAACGTCTACGTGACCGGTGCGACTCCGTACGGAGTGACGAACAATTTGAATTTCGCAAATCCTTATATTCCGGAAAACTATTATATGTTTTCGGAATGTATTCGCGGGATGGGCGACGCATGCCGTTTTCTCGAACTTCCTGTAACCGGAGGGAACGTATCGTTTTACAACGAATCTCCCGAAGGTCCGATCTTCCCGACTCCTACGATCGGCATGGTGGGAATTCTTCAGGATAAAAAGAAACTTCTATCCAACTTTCCTAAAGCTGCGGGAATTTCGCTCGCCGTCCTCGGAAATTTCCGTCCTTCTCTGGGCGGAAGCGAATACCTGAAAAAGATTCACGGTCAGGTGAACGGAAACATTCCCGAACTCGACATCCGAGAAGAATTAGAACTTTGTAAACTGATTCTTTCTCTGAACGAAAAAGGAATGCTGAAATCCGCAAAAGATCTTTCTCTCGGGGGAATCTCGATCGCGCTTTCCAAAACCGTACTTTTTTCCGGGTTTGGCGTCGAAGCGGACCTAACGGCCTTCAAACAGAATCGTCTGGACTTGACCTTATTCGGCGAATCTTCCACTGCCGTATTGATCGGGTTCGAACCCTCGGCAAAAGAAGAAATCCGGAAACAAACCGAAGCGAAGGGACTCAAGTTTTATCCCGTGGGAAAAACGACCTCAAACGGAACCTTGGAAATCAAAGACGCGGGCGTGAAGCTGAGTTTGTCCGCGTTGAGCGAGCCTTATGAAACGGGATTGGAACACGTCTTTGCTTTATAA
- a CDS encoding leucine-rich repeat domain-containing protein, which translates to MNSPFRNKLIAIWSLILVSLLATACKKNAAEILEEAKAKPESVQILDLGMQKLSAIPEGVCAYPNLTRLDLRLNSLTTLPDFIGDCTKLEQLNVFGNDLSGFPSSFSKLKNLKVLLAGSNDLTILPSELLFLPLIKTLYVDQNKLTLTETDVEILASLSVLEELDLNLNSKITALPSNYQKLKSLTRLKRLNIKKTSLKGEDAEKLQAILPNTKIDY; encoded by the coding sequence ATGAATTCTCCCTTTAGAAATAAACTCATCGCGATCTGGTCTCTGATACTTGTATCGCTCCTTGCTACCGCTTGCAAGAAGAACGCGGCGGAAATTTTAGAAGAGGCAAAAGCAAAACCGGAATCTGTGCAGATCTTGGATTTGGGAATGCAGAAGTTGTCCGCCATCCCCGAAGGAGTCTGTGCGTATCCGAATCTGACGCGCCTTGATCTTCGGCTGAACAGCTTAACGACTCTTCCCGATTTCATCGGCGATTGCACAAAGCTCGAACAACTGAACGTTTTTGGAAATGATCTGAGCGGTTTCCCTTCCTCTTTTTCTAAATTAAAGAATTTGAAAGTGCTGCTCGCGGGGAGTAATGATCTGACGATTCTTCCTTCGGAGCTTTTGTTCCTTCCTTTGATCAAAACGCTTTATGTGGATCAAAATAAACTCACCCTGACGGAAACCGACGTTGAAATTCTCGCTTCGCTTTCCGTCTTGGAGGAATTGGATCTCAACCTGAATTCCAAAATTACGGCCCTGCCTTCCAATTATCAAAAACTCAAAAGTTTAACCCGTTTAAAAAGATTGAATATTAAGAAAACATCATTGAAAGGGGAGGACGCCGAAAAACTCCAGGCGATCCTTCCGAACACTAAAATCGATTATTGA
- the ileS gene encoding isoleucine--tRNA ligase, which yields MSETQKENPYSSTVLLPKTDFPMKADLAKREPAQIKSWKEGQIFRKMKEQRKGKKEFVLHDGPPYANGNFHLGHSLNKIVKDTIVKSKALAGFYADMIPGWDCHGLPIEVQVLKNLGKKARETGPEELRKLCRDYAEEFVGKQGEDLSRFLCFWEEGKIYKTMSPDFEARIVEVFGELFQKGYVYRGKKPVYWSIDLATAHAEAEIEYYPHVSPSIYVKFPVIGAANRFCLIWTTTPWTLPANLAICFNKKIEYSIFKTESGDELILADGLAESVTNATGVSLNKIKAITSDELAALKFQHPFIDRVSIPLFGEHVTLEAGTGCVHTAPGHGQDDYKVGLAAGLEPYSPVDDYGKYTDEFPLMQGKKVFDANPEIVQLLRDKGLLLHYSEFEHSYPHSWRSKKPLIFRATPQWFFKMDFNELREKTLTAIDGVQWIPSWGITRIRSMVEARPDWCLSRQRNWGVPIPAFTCESCGQTHIDDASIQFFTKMVREKGIEIWYSEQAKDLLPPGTKCGKCGSDSFKKGNDILDVWFDSGVSSFAVLGERDGQPPADLYFEGSDQHRGWFQSSLWPSMALRGIPPYKAVLTHGYVLDEKGHPMSKSLGNGIDPTTDIIQVYGADILRLWVSSLDFRDDIKVGKESLKIVSEQYRKIRNTFRYLLGNLDGHTSDQNLPYEELEEIDRFYLSKLAQFVEEAIASYDTYQFHQIYQKLILFCTVTLSQDYFDMIRDRMYCDARNSKTRRSSATALQHILETLCVLTAPILSFTAEEVWASNGKKESVFLQTFPDLKSWKNQTLEDKFESALSAREAVQKALEIARQEGKLGKSLEAGLEIVSKNGTDIGKLLPKETLELLFVVSQVHEKNPGMEILSAHENEKFSVKVLKPSQGECPRCWRHTEDISKEGDLCGRCKTVVG from the coding sequence ATGAGCGAAACCCAAAAAGAAAACCCTTATTCCTCCACAGTTCTTCTCCCGAAGACCGATTTCCCGATGAAGGCCGATCTCGCCAAACGCGAACCGGCGCAGATCAAGTCCTGGAAAGAAGGTCAGATTTTCCGGAAAATGAAGGAACAAAGAAAAGGAAAAAAGGAGTTCGTTTTGCACGACGGTCCGCCGTATGCGAACGGGAATTTCCACCTGGGGCATTCGCTTAACAAAATCGTTAAAGACACGATCGTTAAATCGAAGGCTCTCGCGGGTTTTTACGCGGACATGATTCCGGGATGGGATTGTCACGGACTTCCGATCGAGGTTCAGGTCTTAAAAAATCTCGGCAAAAAAGCTCGCGAAACCGGACCCGAGGAACTCAGAAAACTTTGTAGAGATTATGCGGAAGAATTCGTGGGAAAACAGGGAGAGGATTTAAGCCGTTTTCTTTGTTTTTGGGAAGAGGGAAAAATCTACAAAACGATGTCTCCCGATTTCGAGGCGCGAATCGTGGAAGTGTTCGGGGAACTTTTTCAAAAGGGTTACGTTTACCGCGGCAAAAAACCCGTATATTGGTCGATCGATCTCGCTACCGCACACGCCGAAGCGGAAATCGAGTATTATCCTCACGTTTCCCCTTCGATCTACGTGAAGTTTCCCGTTATCGGAGCGGCGAACCGTTTTTGTCTGATCTGGACGACGACTCCGTGGACGCTTCCGGCCAACCTTGCGATCTGCTTTAACAAGAAAATTGAATATTCCATTTTTAAAACGGAGTCGGGCGACGAACTCATTCTCGCTGACGGTCTCGCTGAAAGCGTAACCAACGCGACCGGTGTGTCGCTTAACAAAATAAAGGCGATCACATCGGACGAACTCGCCGCTCTTAAATTCCAACATCCGTTCATCGATCGCGTATCGATTCCTCTTTTCGGGGAACACGTGACGCTGGAAGCCGGAACGGGTTGCGTTCACACCGCTCCGGGGCATGGACAAGACGACTATAAGGTCGGCTTAGCGGCGGGGTTGGAACCGTATTCGCCCGTGGACGACTACGGAAAATATACGGACGAATTTCCTTTGATGCAAGGAAAGAAAGTCTTCGACGCAAATCCTGAAATCGTCCAGCTCCTCAGAGATAAGGGTCTGCTTTTGCATTACAGCGAGTTCGAACATTCGTATCCGCATAGCTGGAGAAGTAAAAAACCTCTGATCTTCCGCGCGACTCCGCAGTGGTTCTTTAAGATGGATTTCAACGAACTGCGCGAAAAAACTTTGACCGCGATCGACGGGGTGCAGTGGATTCCTTCTTGGGGAATCACTAGAATCCGTTCGATGGTGGAAGCAAGACCGGATTGGTGTTTATCCCGCCAGCGAAACTGGGGAGTTCCGATTCCAGCGTTCACTTGCGAGTCTTGCGGACAAACTCATATCGACGACGCGTCGATTCAATTTTTCACGAAAATGGTCCGCGAGAAAGGAATCGAAATCTGGTATTCCGAACAGGCAAAGGATCTTCTTCCCCCCGGAACCAAATGCGGAAAGTGCGGAAGCGATTCGTTTAAAAAAGGAAACGATATTCTGGATGTCTGGTTCGACTCCGGTGTTTCCAGCTTTGCCGTGTTAGGCGAGCGCGACGGCCAACCACCCGCGGACTTATATTTCGAAGGTTCGGATCAGCACAGGGGATGGTTTCAGTCCTCTCTTTGGCCTTCGATGGCTCTTCGAGGAATTCCTCCTTACAAAGCCGTATTAACGCACGGTTACGTTTTGGACGAGAAGGGACATCCCATGTCCAAATCTCTCGGAAACGGAATCGATCCGACGACGGATATCATCCAAGTTTACGGAGCGGATATTCTCCGTTTGTGGGTCAGCTCTTTGGATTTCCGAGACGATATCAAGGTAGGAAAGGAATCCTTAAAGATCGTATCCGAACAATACCGCAAGATTCGGAACACGTTCCGTTATCTTCTCGGAAATTTGGACGGACATACGTCCGATCAAAATCTTCCGTACGAGGAACTGGAAGAAATCGATCGATTCTATCTTTCCAAACTCGCTCAGTTTGTGGAAGAGGCGATCGCAAGTTACGATACGTATCAGTTCCATCAGATTTATCAAAAGCTGATTCTCTTTTGCACCGTGACTTTGTCCCAGGATTATTTCGATATGATCCGGGATCGTATGTATTGCGACGCGAGGAATTCCAAAACGAGAAGATCCTCCGCGACCGCGTTGCAGCATATTCTGGAAACCTTATGCGTTTTGACGGCGCCGATCTTAAGTTTTACCGCCGAAGAGGTGTGGGCTTCCAACGGGAAAAAGGAATCCGTATTCCTGCAAACCTTTCCCGACTTGAAGTCTTGGAAGAATCAAACCCTCGAAGATAAGTTCGAGTCCGCGCTTTCCGCGAGAGAAGCCGTTCAAAAAGCTCTGGAGATCGCGAGACAGGAAGGCAAGCTCGGAAAATCACTCGAGGCCGGTTTGGAAATCGTTTCCAAAAACGGAACCGACATCGGAAAACTTCTCCCGAAGGAAACCTTGGAGCTTCTTTTTGTCGTTTCGCAAGTTCATGAGAAGAATCCGGGAATGGAAATTCTTTCCGCACACGAGAACGAAAAATTCTCCGTGAAGGTTTTAAAACCTTCGCAAGGCGAATGTCCTCGTTGCTGGAGACATACGGAAGACATTTCGAAAGAAGGGGATCTCTGCGGTCGTTGTAAGACTGTTGTAGGCTGA